A region of Cellulophaga sp. RHA19 DNA encodes the following proteins:
- a CDS encoding P-II family nitrogen regulator: MKKIEAIIRKSQFDDVKKALHQIEVNFFSYWDVTGVGNEKQGHVYRGISYSTTDIQRRYLSIIVSDEFLEKTVNTILDAAYTGNVGDGKIFVSEIIDAYRIRTKENGHAGIN; encoded by the coding sequence ATGAAAAAAATTGAAGCAATTATTAGAAAATCTCAATTTGATGATGTAAAAAAAGCGTTACACCAAATTGAAGTAAACTTTTTTAGCTACTGGGATGTTACAGGAGTTGGAAATGAAAAGCAGGGACACGTCTACAGAGGTATATCTTACAGCACAACTGATATCCAAAGAAGATACTTATCTATTATAGTTTCAGACGAATTTTTAGAAAAAACTGTAAACACAATTTTAGATGCTGCTTACACAGGCAATGTAGGTGACGGCAAAATATTTGTATCTGAAATTATTGATGCATACCGTATTAGAACTAAAGAAAACGGGCACGCAGGAATAAACTAA
- the crcB gene encoding fluoride efflux transporter CrcB: MKQLLLVFLGGGAGSVLRFLISKTLNNSFQPYFLGTFLVNIIGSLLIGLIIGLTLKGNYLTENQALLLATGFCGGFTTFSTFAFENQTLLKSGDFLHFALYTLLSITIGIFAVIAGFWISKSL; this comes from the coding sequence ATGAAACAGTTATTACTTGTTTTTTTGGGCGGAGGAGCAGGAAGTGTTTTGCGTTTTCTTATAAGCAAAACACTAAATAATTCATTTCAACCCTATTTCTTAGGAACTTTTTTAGTTAACATAATAGGTAGCTTACTTATTGGTCTTATTATAGGCTTAACTCTAAAAGGCAATTACCTTACAGAAAATCAAGCGTTACTTTTAGCTACAGGTTTTTGCGGAGGCTTCACTACATTTTCTACATTTGCATTTGAAAACCAAACTTTATTAAAGAGTGGTGACTTTTTACATTTTGCACTATACACCTTATTAAGTATTACTATTGGCATATTTGCCGTAATAGCGGGCTTCTGGATTTCTAAATCCCTATAA
- a CDS encoding nucleoside triphosphate pyrophosphohydrolase family protein, with product MKNKLKAVELFHKSFGAGVSEELKSDLGEQKNLLRFNLMDEENKEYLEAANNKDMVEVADALGDMLYILCGTILEHGMQYKIEEVFDEIQRSNMSKLGADGKPVYREDGKILKGPNYFKPSIEAILKK from the coding sequence ATGAAAAATAAACTTAAAGCAGTAGAGTTATTTCATAAATCTTTTGGAGCAGGAGTTTCTGAAGAATTAAAATCAGATCTAGGAGAGCAAAAGAATTTATTGCGTTTTAACCTTATGGATGAGGAAAATAAGGAGTATTTAGAAGCTGCCAATAATAAAGATATGGTAGAGGTTGCTGATGCTTTAGGTGATATGTTATATATTTTATGTGGTACAATATTGGAGCACGGTATGCAGTATAAAATTGAAGAGGTCTTTGATGAAATACAGCGTAGCAATATGAGTAAGCTTGGTGCAGATGGTAAACCAGTGTATAGAGAAGATGGTAAAATATTAAAGGGGCCAAACTATTTTAAACCAAGTATAGAAGCTATTCTTAAAAAATAA
- a CDS encoding branched-chain amino acid aminotransferase, which produces MDVTTNQISVEKTKNSKINDVDFDNLSFGSIYMDHMLVCDYKNGAWEAPKVVPYQPISLDPSSKIFHYGQSIFEGMKAYKDEQDAIWMFRPLDNHKRLNLSAKRLAIPEIPENYFMEGLKALLKTDSDWIPKSAGSSLYIRPFMFATGNGFHASPADEYKFIICGAPSGSYFSGEVKVLIEEKYSRSANGGVGFAKAGGNYAGQFYPTKLAQDKGYQQVIWTDDNTHEYIEEAGAMNVFVRINDTLLTCPTSDRILDGITRKSILKIAEDQGIKTEVRKIKVQELVDAAKDGSLKEMFGAGTAAVISPIAGFGFRDTDYMLPTVDDSYATLLKDSITSIQYNKAEDKFGWRFKVE; this is translated from the coding sequence ATGGATGTTACTACAAATCAAATTAGTGTAGAAAAGACTAAAAACAGTAAAATAAACGATGTTGATTTTGATAATCTTTCGTTTGGAAGTATTTATATGGATCATATGTTGGTCTGCGATTATAAAAATGGTGCCTGGGAAGCTCCAAAGGTTGTTCCTTACCAGCCAATATCTTTAGATCCATCTTCTAAGATTTTTCATTACGGACAATCTATTTTTGAAGGAATGAAAGCATATAAAGATGAGCAAGATGCTATTTGGATGTTTCGTCCTTTAGATAATCATAAACGTTTAAACTTATCTGCAAAAAGATTAGCTATTCCTGAAATTCCAGAAAATTACTTTATGGAAGGGTTAAAAGCACTATTAAAGACTGATAGTGATTGGATTCCGAAATCTGCTGGAAGTTCTTTATACATTAGACCTTTTATGTTTGCAACTGGTAATGGTTTTCATGCATCTCCTGCAGATGAATATAAATTTATAATCTGTGGTGCACCTTCTGGTTCTTATTTTTCTGGAGAAGTAAAAGTACTTATAGAAGAAAAATATTCTAGATCTGCAAACGGTGGTGTTGGTTTTGCAAAAGCTGGTGGTAACTATGCTGGCCAGTTCTACCCAACTAAATTAGCACAAGACAAAGGATACCAACAAGTTATTTGGACAGATGATAATACACACGAGTATATTGAAGAGGCAGGTGCAATGAACGTTTTTGTACGTATTAATGATACTTTATTAACGTGCCCAACTAGTGACCGTATTTTAGATGGTATTACCCGTAAAAGTATTTTAAAAATAGCTGAAGACCAAGGTATAAAAACTGAGGTTCGTAAAATTAAAGTACAAGAATTAGTAGATGCCGCAAAAGATGGTAGCTTAAAAGAAATGTTTGGTGCAGGTACTGCAGCTGTTATTTCTCCTATTGCTGGTTTTGGCTTTAGAGATACAGATTATATGCTACCTACTGTTGACGATAGTTATGCTACTTTATTAAAAGACAGTATCACTAGCATACAATACAACAAAGCTGAAGATAAATTTGGATGGCGTTTTAAGGTTGAATAA
- a CDS encoding ammonium transporter: MINEQQEALTKAVESINSDMGALWIIIAAILVFFMQAGFTLVEVGFTRSKNSGNIIMKNIMDLCVGSIMFWAVGYGIMYGSDTVLGGFFRTSPTEQGYFFFSATDWYNLFFQTVFCATAATIVSGAIAGRTKFSTYLIFSAILTTIIYPISGSWYWPFDDNAWLNVAGFVDFAGSSVVHAVGGGAALVAAILVGPRIGKYENGKVNVIPGHNMILGALGVFILWLGWFGFNGGSQLAWGGDNTIAAGSVIINTNLAAAIGAVAALFFTWIKYGKPDISMTLNGALAGLVGITAGCGAVNAWGALAIGLICGIAVVLSIEFIDRKLKIDDPVGAISVHGVCGFIGTVLVGVFALDGGLLNGGGASLLLVQTYGSLAYILWAAGTTFVILFILKKTIGLRVSKQEELEGLDVHEHDIEVYPEFTTTEK, translated from the coding sequence ATGATTAACGAACAACAAGAAGCACTAACTAAAGCTGTTGAGAGCATCAATAGTGATATGGGTGCATTATGGATAATAATCGCAGCAATACTAGTATTTTTTATGCAGGCTGGCTTTACATTAGTAGAGGTTGGCTTTACGCGTAGTAAAAACTCTGGTAACATTATAATGAAAAACATTATGGACCTTTGCGTAGGATCTATTATGTTTTGGGCAGTTGGTTACGGTATTATGTACGGTAGCGACACTGTTTTAGGCGGATTCTTTAGAACAAGTCCAACAGAACAAGGATACTTTTTCTTTTCTGCAACAGATTGGTACAATCTATTTTTTCAGACAGTTTTCTGCGCAACAGCTGCCACAATTGTATCTGGAGCTATAGCTGGACGTACTAAATTTTCTACATACTTAATATTCTCTGCAATATTAACAACTATTATATATCCTATTTCTGGTAGCTGGTACTGGCCTTTTGACGATAATGCTTGGTTAAATGTAGCTGGCTTTGTAGATTTTGCTGGTTCTTCTGTAGTACACGCCGTTGGTGGTGGTGCTGCTTTAGTTGCAGCTATATTAGTTGGCCCACGTATAGGAAAATATGAAAACGGAAAAGTAAATGTTATACCAGGACACAATATGATTCTTGGTGCTTTAGGTGTATTTATCTTATGGTTAGGATGGTTTGGCTTTAATGGCGGATCTCAATTAGCTTGGGGTGGAGACAACACTATTGCTGCAGGAAGTGTTATTATAAATACAAACCTAGCCGCTGCTATTGGCGCAGTTGCAGCTCTTTTCTTTACTTGGATTAAGTACGGAAAACCAGACATATCTATGACATTAAACGGTGCTTTAGCTGGTTTAGTAGGTATTACTGCTGGTTGTGGTGCCGTAAACGCATGGGGAGCATTAGCTATAGGTCTTATCTGTGGTATAGCAGTTGTACTTTCTATTGAATTTATAGATAGAAAATTAAAAATTGATGATCCAGTAGGTGCAATATCTGTACACGGTGTATGTGGTTTTATAGGTACCGTTTTAGTAGGTGTTTTTGCCCTAGATGGCGGACTATTAAACGGTGGTGGAGCTAGCTTACTACTAGTGCAAACATATGGTTCTTTAGCTTACATTTTATGGGCTGCAGGAACAACATTTGTTATACTTTTTATACTAAAGAAAACTATTGGTTTAAGAGTTTCTAAACAAGAAGAATTAGAAGGTTTAGATGTTCATGAACACGATATTGAAGTATATCCTGAGTTTACAACAACTGAAAAATAA
- a CDS encoding DUF4920 domain-containing protein, which yields MKSFNILLVVILLFMSCKEAKKETVVQEPEQKIEELASFGEKITVDNAKVTKEMAVVYHNLAVADTVTTKFKGKVLDVCQSKGCWMKLDLGDGEQAMVKFKDYGFFMPKDIAGKEVVINGKAFIEQMSVDEQQHYAEDGGATKEEIAQITEPKKTYRFEADGVLLKE from the coding sequence ATGAAAAGTTTTAACATTTTGCTTGTAGTAATTTTATTGTTTATGTCTTGCAAGGAGGCAAAAAAAGAAACAGTAGTTCAGGAACCTGAGCAAAAAATAGAAGAATTAGCATCTTTTGGAGAAAAAATAACAGTAGATAACGCTAAGGTAACCAAAGAAATGGCAGTTGTTTATCATAATTTAGCAGTTGCAGACACGGTAACAACTAAGTTTAAGGGTAAGGTATTAGATGTTTGTCAGTCTAAAGGGTGTTGGATGAAATTAGATTTAGGAGATGGTGAACAAGCAATGGTAAAATTTAAAGACTATGGTTTTTTTATGCCTAAAGATATTGCAGGTAAAGAAGTTGTAATAAACGGAAAAGCTTTTATAGAGCAAATGTCTGTAGATGAACAGCAGCATTATGCAGAAGATGGTGGTGCAACTAAAGAAGAAATAGCGCAAATTACTGAGCCTAAAAAAACCTACAGGTTTGAGGCAGATGGTGTGCTCTTAAAAGAATAA